Below is a window of Pseudarthrobacter equi DNA.
AAATCCACGTAGTAGCTGCGGACGGCAACAGGCGACATTTCATCAGTAGCCAGGTGCGCGGTGTGCATGGCATCCACCACGCTGACGTTGGCCGCTACGGCTTCCTCATCACTTGCTTCGATGCTGCTGCTGGTCAGGACGACGGGCTGCTGGGTGGTGATCATGGAATCCCTCACTGCTGGCTGGTGCTGCGGACATTTTCACGCTACGTCCGCAAAACTGCCGCCCCGTGGAGGGGGACATGAACGTCCGGCGAAGTTTTCATGGGAGGCAGGTGCCGGGGCCGCGGCACGGCCGGGCTGCCGGGCGAACTAAGATGGATCAGATAACCACCCGACGGACCCGGCCCTTCCGTGGGCTGCTGAAAGTAGCGCGCACCATGCCATCCCAACCGGACGAGAGTGCGGCACTGGCAATACAGACCCCCGCCATCAACGACCGCTCGCTCGCGGCCGGGCTTGCCTATGCCATGGGCAGCCGGGTCACCGGGATATCGTTCGACGCCGGCACCGGGCTCATGCTGGGCAAGGTCCGGGGAAGCGCGGACACCCCGTATTCCACCACCGCCAAGCTGGTCCGCAAGGGCGGCGGCTGGAGCTGCACGGTGGGTGTGTGCAGTTGCCCGGTGCGGAAAGACTGCAAGCACGTTGCCGCCCTGCTGTTCGCGGCTGAAGACAACCCGGCCACACGGGTCCAGTTGCTGGCCCCGTCAAGTTCCACGCAGGTCTCGCACCAGCCCGGCGGGGCCGTCCTGTCCGACTGGGAGCAGGCCCTCAACCCGCTGATTGCCAAGCCGGGATCGGCTCCTGCGGGCAGCGGGGTGCCGCTGGCGCTGCAGTTCGAGGTTGAAGAACCGGCCCCGCACTTCTCCTACACCGGCCGGCGGGACCCGGTGCGCAGCGTCCGGCAACTCAAGGCCCGGCCCGTGATCATGGGCGCCAAAGGCAAGTGGATCCGCGGCGACGTCTCCTGGAACACCCTGAACTACCTGAACTTCCGGCGGGAATCGAACCAGGAACACGTGGAGTGGCTGCAGGAATTCCTGGCATCACACTCGGCGGCGGCCAGCCGGATGCACAACGCCTCCGGGCTGTGGCTGGGACTGAACTCCTACTCGGGGAAGAACCTGTGGAGCCTGCTGGCCGACGCCGGGAAGATCGGGCTCGTTCTGGTCAACTCGCGAGGCTCTGAGCCCGTGCGGCTCGCCGAGGCGCCTGCCGCCGTCGCGCTTTCCCTCAGCCGCTACGGCACTCCGCTCGCGGGATCGGAACAGCCGGAACCCGCCAGCCCCGGCAGTACGTCCGACGGCGGCCTGGAGCTGGCGCCCACCATCACCGTGGAGGGCGAAGAGATCGATCCGGCGGCCGCCGGGACCATTGGCCGGCCCGCGCACGGGATTTTCTTCACCACCGGGGAGGCATCGTTGCCGGGCGTTCCCGATCCGGACGGCGTCCTCACGCTGGCACCCCTGGAGGGCGGGCTCAGCGAGGAATTGCTGGCGTTCGTCACGGCAGGCAGCACGCTGCACATCCCGGCCAAGGACGAATCCAGGTTCCTCACCGGCTTCTACCCCAAGCTGAAGCAGACCGCGCGGGTAACGGCCCGGGACGAATCGGTGGAGCTGCCCACGCTGGCCGTTCCTTCACTGTCCCTGCTGGCGAACTACGGCAACGACCACCGGGTCCGGCTGCACTGGGAATGGCATTACAAGAGCGGCAACCACGTGACGGCCCAGCCCCTGTGGCGCCACCCGGGAGACCAGGGCTACCGGGACGACACCGCGGAGTCCCGCATCCTGGAAGGCATCGGGCAGCCGTGGAACGTTGTGGCCGCGCTGGGCGAGTCCTCCACGGGCGGCTGGGGCACACCCCGGCTGGCGGCCTCCGCCGAGCTCAAGGGGCTGGACACCCTCGCCTTCACCGAGGAGGTGCTGCCGCGGCTGCGCGAAGCACGGGACGTGGACGTGGAAACGGCCGGGGACATCGCGGACTACCGCGAAGCCGAGGAAGCGCCGGTGGTATCCATCTCCACCAAGGCCACCGAGCAGCGCGACTGGTTCGACCTCGGCATCCAGATTTCGCTGGAGGGCCAGCCGGTGTCCTTCGCCGCCGTGTTCTCCGCATTGGCTTCCGGGCAGACCAAAATGCTGTTGCCCAGCGGCGCGTACTTCTCCCTGGACCTGCCGGAACTGCACCAGCTTCGCGCCCTCATCGAAGAGGCCCGTTCGCTGCAGGACAACAAGGACGCGCCGCTGCAGATCAGCCGGTTCCAGGCAGGCCTCTGGGATGAGCTGGCGCAGCTGGGAATCGTGGACCAGCAGGCGGCCACGTGGCGCTCCGCGGTGGGCGGCCTGCTGGAGGGCGGCATGGACGGGCTGCCGCTGCCCGCCTCCCTGAACGCCGAGCTGCGCCCATACCAGCTCGAAGGGTTCAACTGGCTCAGCTTCCTGTACAAGCACAGCCTGGGCGGGGTCCTCGCGGACGACATGGGCTTGGGCAAAACCGTGCAGGCGCTCGCCCTGATGTGCGCGGCGAAGGAACTCGCCGTCGAGGCCGCTGCGGCGCTACTCGAAGATTCGGTACCGGACGCTTCGGATTCGGAGACCGCGGTTTCGGGGGCTTCGGTTCCGGGGGACTTGGCTTCGGCGGCTGTCGACGGCTCGTCCGACGTCGGCACTGGCACCCCGGGTGCGCAGCCTGCGGAAGCCAGGCCCGCCGCCGCCGCGCCCTTCCTGGTGGTGGCCCCCACCAGCGTGGTGGGCAACTGGGCGCTCGAAGCCGCGCGCTTCGCCCCTGGCCTCACCGTCCGCACCGTGGGCGAAACTTTCGCCAAGAGCGGGCAGGACGTGGCGGATGCCTTGGGCGGCGCCGACGTCGTGATTACCTCCTACGCGCTGTTCCGGATCGATTACGAGTCGTATGCCTCGCGCGAGTGGTCCGGGCTGGTGCTGGATGAGGCGCAGTTTGTGAAGAACCACCAGTCCAAGGCGTACCAGTGCGCCCGGAAGCTGCCGGCGGCGTTCAAGCTGGCCATCACCGGTACCCCGCTGGAGAACAACCTGATGGAGTTCTGGGCGCTGACGTCCATCGTGGCCCCCGGCCTGTTCTCCAGCCCCAAGCGCTTCGCGGAGTACTACCAGAAACCGGTGGAAAAGAACGGCGACAAGGGCCAGCTGGAGAAGCTGCGGCGCCGGGTCCGCCCACTGATGATGCGGCGCACCAAGGACCAGGTGATCAAGGACCTGCCGCCCAAGCAGGAACAGATCCTGGAAGTGGTGCTGAACCCGCGGCACCAGAAGGTCTACCAGACGCACCTGCAGCGCGAGCGGCAGAAGATCCTGGGGCTGATCGAGGACGTCAACAAGAACAGGTTCACCATCTTCCAGTCGCTGACGCTGCTGCGGCAGCTGAGCCTGGACGTCTCGCTGGTGGACCCTGCTTTGTCCGCGGTCCGGTCGAGCAAGCTGGATGTGCTGTTCGAGCAGCTCGAGGACCTGGTGGCTGAGGGGCACCGGGCCCTGATCTTCAGCCAGTTCACCGGTTTCCTGGGGAAGGTCCGGGAGCGGCTGGACGAGGAGGAGATCGAGTACTGCTACCTCGACGGCGGCACCCGGAACCGTGCCGACGTGGTCAGCGAATTCAAGAACGGCAGGGCACCGGTGTTCCTGATCTCGCTGAAGGCCGGCGGATTCGGGCTCAACCTCACCGAAGCCGACTACGTCTTCCTGCTCGATCCGTGGTGGAACCCGGCGTCGGAGGCCCAGGCCGTGGACCGGACCCACAGGATCGGCCAGGCCCGGAACGTGATGGTGTACCGGCTCGTCGCCAAGGACACCATCGAGGAGAAGGTCATGGCGCTGAAGACCCGGAAGTCGCAGCTGTTCGCCGACGTCATGGAGGGCGATGCCCTGTCCGGCGGTGCCATCACAGCCGAGGACCTGGCGGGGCTGTTCAAGGAGTAGGCTCGCGCCGGCGCACTCTCGACACGTAAGCCCAACTTCGATGCGCAGATCCGGTTTCGCGGCCCGGATCTGCCCAGCGTCAGCGAACCTGCGCAGCGCCAACGCATTCACGCGTCCGAAATCGCCGTCTATGCTGGTATCCAGCCGAAAACTACAACGTTGGAGAAAAAGTGCCCCAGCCACAGCAGGCCGAGCAACTTGTCCCTGATGCGCCGGCCCCGCAGGCCCTGCCGCACCTGAGCCCTGACGCCTTCACGGTCCCCTACCTCGACCCCGTTTGGGACGGCCCCACCGATCCCGTCCTGGTGGCCGACCACCTGGCCAATGAGTGGGTGCTGTTCTACACCCAGCGCCGCGCCACCGCTCCGGGACTGAGCGGCGTGGAATGGGTCCACGGGACCGGCATCGGCGTTGCGAGATCGTCCGACGGCGGCGAAACCTGGCGCTATCAGGGCACCGCGGAGGGGCTCATCCCGCCCGGAACGGAACTGCCGGCAACCCTCTGGGCGCCCGACGTCGTCCGCATCGGGGACCTGTGGATCATGTACCTTTCCGTACTCGGCGGACGGCGCACGGACTGGACGGGGAAAGCCGAAATCGTCCAGTTCGCCAGCCGGGACCTCAACCACTGGGAGTACCTCGGCCCCATCGACCTCGACTCCCCCAGGGTCATCGACGCCGCCGTGGCCCGGTGCGGGGACGGCCGCTACCGGCTCTGGTACAAGGACGAGACCCGCGGTTCGAACACCTGCAGCGCGGTCAGCGACACCCCGGAAGACCCGGCGTCGTGGGTCCTTGAAGGCGTGGCGATCCCCGGGCGCCCGCACGAGGGACCCAAGGTCTTCCGGCTGGGCGGCAGCTACTGGATGATCGTGGACGAATGGCGCGGCCAGGCCGTCTACCGTTCCGAAGATGCCGCCGGCGCCTGGATCCGGCAGGAACACCTGGGCGGGCTGATCCTCACGGCGCCGGAAACCGTGGACGGGCGGCCCGTCGTCGGACGCCATGCGGACGTGGTGCCGCTACCCGTTCCGCCTGCAGCAGGAACGTACGACGGCGGCGCGCAGCAGGCGCTGCTGGTCTACTTTACGCACCCGCACTGGGGCGGTGAGGACATTGGCACCATGGCGCCGGACCCGCGCACCCGCCTGAGCCACGTCCGCGCCGCGGTGCTGGAAGTCCGTGACGGCGTCCTGGTGTGCACCGAACACTGAAACTTCCGCGTTGCGCCGGGCACAACGAAGGGCCAAACCCTGGAACTATAAGCCGGCAGAATCCTGCCGGCACCGGTCCAAGGTTTGGCCCTGACTCGTGCTCTGGATTGCACCTCACGGAGTGAGGGTTTACCGGACACCGCCCCCAGCAGGCGGGCCCGGCAGCTTTGCTTTCCGGTAGGTGACGGGCCGGGGTTAGACCCGCTGCGGCGAGCCCAGGTCCACCGGGTCCTCGTCCGTCAGGTAGGCCAGCTCGGAGTGGGCTGCGAGGTCGATGCCGCGCAGTTCGTCCTCGGGCTTGATGCGGAGGCCGCCCATCGTCTTGTCCAGGATCTTGGCCAGGAGCCAGGTGATGCCGAACGAGTAGGCCAGCACCGTGACGGTGGCGAGGGCCTGGACTCCGAGCAGTTCGAACCCGCCGCCGTAGAAGAGGCCGCTGACCCCGTTGGGGGCGGCGTCGGTGGCGAAGAGGCCGATCAGCAGGGTACCCAGGATGCCGCCCACCAGGTGGACGCCGACGACGTCGAGCGAGTCGTCGAAGCCCAGCCGGAACTTCAGTTCGATGGCCAGCGAGCAGACAGCGCCTGCAATCGCACCGATGGCCACGGCACCGAGCGGGCTGACCGAGCCACAGGCGGGGGTAATGGCAACGAGCGCCGAGATCAGGCCGGACGCTGCGCCCATGCTGGTGGCGGAGCCGTGTCGGAACCGCTCAACAAGGGCCCAGGCCAGCAGGCCGGCGGACGCGGCCACGGCCGTGTTCAGGAAGACCACCGACGCCGAGTGTCCGGCGGAAAGGGCCGAGCCCGCGTTGAAGCCGAACCAGCCCACCCACAGCAGGCCCGCGCCCACCAGGACCAGCGGCCGGCTGTGCGGCTTGGCGTGTTCCACCTTGGGCCAGCCGGAGCTCTTGCCGAGGACAAGGGCCAGGGCCAGGGCAGCTGCGCCGGCGTTCATGTGCACCGCGGTGCCGCCGGCGAAGTCGATGGCCTTGATGCCGTTGGCGATCCAGCCGCCCACCGTGCTGCCGTCCGCGGAATTGAACGCGAACACCCAGTGCGCAATGGGGAAGTAGACGACGGTGGCCCAGATGCCGGCGAACACCATCCAGGCGCCGAACTTCATGCGGCCCGCGGCGGCACCGGCAACCAGCGCAGTGGTGACGCAGGCGAAGAACAGCTGGAACGCGGCGAACAGGATGACCGGGATGGACGCCTCCTTATCCTCGGCCATCAGCTGTCCCATGCCGGGGAACTCGGTGACGTCACCGATCAGCCCCAGCCCGCCCACGGAGTTTCCGAAGGCCATTGAGTACCCGAAGAGTGCCCAGAGGACGGCCACCAGGCTGGCGCCGCCAAAGCACATCATCATCATGTTGAGAATGCGGCGCGAGCCCACCATGCCCCCGTAAAAGAGTGCGAGGGCGGGAATCATCATGCAGACCAGTGCCGAGCTGGCCAATATCCAAGCGACATTTCCCGAATCCATGGGAAACCCCTTTCGTGATGCGACGAAGAGAACGGAAATTTTGCCGTCAGAACCGCTCCGGCGGAAGGGACGCGGGGTCTGTGCCATCTTCAGCGGAGGGCGGCAGTTTGCCGTCGTGATCCAACTGTAAGGCGGGCATTTCGGGCTGGGTTTCGGGCGTGTTAAATGCTGGTTTCAGTCATCCACGCGCGAGTTTCAGGAGTAACAGGGCAGGCCAGAAAGCCCGGAATTGCGGGGGTTTTGGACGCGGCCGCGAGCTACTTTGCGGAGACGGCCAGGAAGCTGATGGGGAGGTCCAGCAGCTCCAGCGGACCGTGGGGTCCTTCCCCGTCCAGCAGCAGGGAATCGCCGGCTTCCATGGCGTATTCGTAGGAGCCGTGGCCGTAGACCATCCGGCCCGAGAGCATGTAGATGAACTCGGTGCCCGGGTGCTGGAACAGCGGAAACACGTCGCTGGCGTCCGTGAGGGTCACCAGCGTTGGTTCCAGCGCGTCGGTGCGGCCCTTGAGGGTTCCCAGCACACGGTATTCGTGGCCGTGCTGGGTTCCGCTGCGGACCGTCAGGCTGCCCTGGCCGCTCTTGGTGAACGTGGCGTCCCGGTCCGTGTCCGCACCGCGGAACAGCGCCGTGACGGGGACTTTCAGCCCGTCCGCCAGCCGCTGCAGGGTGGTCAGGGAACAGGAGGTGGTGGCGGTTTCCACCCGCGAGATCATGGCCTTGGACAGTCCCGTGCGGGCCGCGAGTTCAGCCGAGGAGAGACCGGCCGCGGTGCGGTAGTGCCGGACCTGCGCGGCGATGACCTGCTCCAGCTTCCCGGTGACCTGGTCTGCGACGGCCTCGGCCTGCTGGTCATCTGCGCGGTCCCCGGCCTGTTCGGTCATGGTTGCCATCTTAGGCGGGCCGCGCGGGCTCCGGAGTACGACGCCGGAGCTAGCCAATGGTGCGGGCCTCGCCCAGGAGCCCGGCCAGGGAGTCCGCCAGGGCAACGGCGCCTGCCTCGGCGTCCCGGTCCTCCACCAGTTCGTCGGGTGAATGCGAAATGCCGGTGGGGTTACGGACGAACAGCATGGCCGTGGGCAGGTGCGCCGCCAGCACACCGGCGTCGTGCCCTGCACCGGTGGCCAGCACCGGCGCGGCAGGCAGGAGCTGCTGCAGCCGGTCCCGGAGGCCGCCGTCGAAATGCACCGTGGGGCTCAGCGACTCCATGGTGAGGCTGGCGGAACAGCCTTCCCCGGCGGCGAGGACCTGGGCGTTCAACCCGATGGCCTCCACCAGCGCGGCGGTGACCGAATCCTCCGGGTGCCGGACGTCGATCCACAGGTCCACCCGGGACGCGATGACGTTGGTGCCGCCGGGAACGGGCTGCAGCCGGCCCACCGTGGCACGGGCGTCACGGTACTTGCGGGCGGTGTCGCGGATGCCCACCACCACCTTGGCGGCCGCGATCATGGGGTCCCTGCGGTCCTTCATGAGCGTGGTGCCGGCGTGGTTCCCTTCGCCGGAGATGGCCAGTTTCCAGCGGCCGTGGCCCAGGATGGACGAGCCAACCGCCACCGGCTGGTCCAGGTCGATCAGGCCCCTGCCCTGCTCCACGTGCAGCTCAACGAACATCCCCAGCTGCTGCAGCGCCTTGTAGTCAGCGCCGATGAACCGCGGGTCCTGTCCGCTGGCTGCTGCGACGTCGGCGTACGTGTTGCCGTCCGGGTCACGGAGGTTGCGGGCCTTGTTGGGATCGAGTTCGCCCGTGAGGAGCCGCGAGCCCAGGCAGGCAATGCCGAAC
It encodes the following:
- a CDS encoding DEAD/DEAH box helicase, producing the protein MPSQPDESAALAIQTPAINDRSLAAGLAYAMGSRVTGISFDAGTGLMLGKVRGSADTPYSTTAKLVRKGGGWSCTVGVCSCPVRKDCKHVAALLFAAEDNPATRVQLLAPSSSTQVSHQPGGAVLSDWEQALNPLIAKPGSAPAGSGVPLALQFEVEEPAPHFSYTGRRDPVRSVRQLKARPVIMGAKGKWIRGDVSWNTLNYLNFRRESNQEHVEWLQEFLASHSAAASRMHNASGLWLGLNSYSGKNLWSLLADAGKIGLVLVNSRGSEPVRLAEAPAAVALSLSRYGTPLAGSEQPEPASPGSTSDGGLELAPTITVEGEEIDPAAAGTIGRPAHGIFFTTGEASLPGVPDPDGVLTLAPLEGGLSEELLAFVTAGSTLHIPAKDESRFLTGFYPKLKQTARVTARDESVELPTLAVPSLSLLANYGNDHRVRLHWEWHYKSGNHVTAQPLWRHPGDQGYRDDTAESRILEGIGQPWNVVAALGESSTGGWGTPRLAASAELKGLDTLAFTEEVLPRLREARDVDVETAGDIADYREAEEAPVVSISTKATEQRDWFDLGIQISLEGQPVSFAAVFSALASGQTKMLLPSGAYFSLDLPELHQLRALIEEARSLQDNKDAPLQISRFQAGLWDELAQLGIVDQQAATWRSAVGGLLEGGMDGLPLPASLNAELRPYQLEGFNWLSFLYKHSLGGVLADDMGLGKTVQALALMCAAKELAVEAAAALLEDSVPDASDSETAVSGASVPGDLASAAVDGSSDVGTGTPGAQPAEARPAAAAPFLVVAPTSVVGNWALEAARFAPGLTVRTVGETFAKSGQDVADALGGADVVITSYALFRIDYESYASREWSGLVLDEAQFVKNHQSKAYQCARKLPAAFKLAITGTPLENNLMEFWALTSIVAPGLFSSPKRFAEYYQKPVEKNGDKGQLEKLRRRVRPLMMRRTKDQVIKDLPPKQEQILEVVLNPRHQKVYQTHLQRERQKILGLIEDVNKNRFTIFQSLTLLRQLSLDVSLVDPALSAVRSSKLDVLFEQLEDLVAEGHRALIFSQFTGFLGKVRERLDEEEIEYCYLDGGTRNRADVVSEFKNGRAPVFLISLKAGGFGLNLTEADYVFLLDPWWNPASEAQAVDRTHRIGQARNVMVYRLVAKDTIEEKVMALKTRKSQLFADVMEGDALSGGAITAEDLAGLFKE
- a CDS encoding glycoside hydrolase family protein codes for the protein MPQPQQAEQLVPDAPAPQALPHLSPDAFTVPYLDPVWDGPTDPVLVADHLANEWVLFYTQRRATAPGLSGVEWVHGTGIGVARSSDGGETWRYQGTAEGLIPPGTELPATLWAPDVVRIGDLWIMYLSVLGGRRTDWTGKAEIVQFASRDLNHWEYLGPIDLDSPRVIDAAVARCGDGRYRLWYKDETRGSNTCSAVSDTPEDPASWVLEGVAIPGRPHEGPKVFRLGGSYWMIVDEWRGQAVYRSEDAAGAWIRQEHLGGLILTAPETVDGRPVVGRHADVVPLPVPPAAGTYDGGAQQALLVYFTHPHWGGEDIGTMAPDPRTRLSHVRAAVLEVRDGVLVCTEH
- a CDS encoding ammonium transporter; this encodes MDSGNVAWILASSALVCMMIPALALFYGGMVGSRRILNMMMMCFGGASLVAVLWALFGYSMAFGNSVGGLGLIGDVTEFPGMGQLMAEDKEASIPVILFAAFQLFFACVTTALVAGAAAGRMKFGAWMVFAGIWATVVYFPIAHWVFAFNSADGSTVGGWIANGIKAIDFAGGTAVHMNAGAAALALALVLGKSSGWPKVEHAKPHSRPLVLVGAGLLWVGWFGFNAGSALSAGHSASVVFLNTAVAASAGLLAWALVERFRHGSATSMGAASGLISALVAITPACGSVSPLGAVAIGAIAGAVCSLAIELKFRLGFDDSLDVVGVHLVGGILGTLLIGLFATDAAPNGVSGLFYGGGFELLGVQALATVTVLAYSFGITWLLAKILDKTMGGLRIKPEDELRGIDLAAHSELAYLTDEDPVDLGSPQRV
- a CDS encoding helix-turn-helix domain-containing protein, which produces MTEQAGDRADDQQAEAVADQVTGKLEQVIAAQVRHYRTAAGLSSAELAARTGLSKAMISRVETATTSCSLTTLQRLADGLKVPVTALFRGADTDRDATFTKSGQGSLTVRSGTQHGHEYRVLGTLKGRTDALEPTLVTLTDASDVFPLFQHPGTEFIYMLSGRMVYGHGSYEYAMEAGDSLLLDGEGPHGPLELLDLPISFLAVSAK
- a CDS encoding allantoate amidohydrolase; amino-acid sequence: MSLPQTAPAPPAVPAETAGAPTVAGLLKEISDVGRDRTRGGYSRPVFSTAETDLRSWFIEQASRRGLDVHTDANGIIWAWWDTATGVRKDAVATGSHLDSVPGGGEYDGPLGVASALIAVDHLKARKFRPRRPLAIAVFPEEEGSRFGIACLGSRLLTGELDPNKARNLRDPDGNTYADVAAASGQDPRFIGADYKALQQLGMFVELHVEQGRGLIDLDQPVAVGSSILGHGRWKLAISGEGNHAGTTLMKDRRDPMIAAAKVVVGIRDTARKYRDARATVGRLQPVPGGTNVIASRVDLWIDVRHPEDSVTAALVEAIGLNAQVLAAGEGCSASLTMESLSPTVHFDGGLRDRLQQLLPAAPVLATGAGHDAGVLAAHLPTAMLFVRNPTGISHSPDELVEDRDAEAGAVALADSLAGLLGEARTIG